A single window of Sneathiella limimaris DNA harbors:
- a CDS encoding UTRA domain-containing protein has product MRKKTKSSFQDIKADILEKIKTGLWSPGDTIPGEEKLAESYGCSRVTVNRALRELAETGFVERRRKSGTRVSEKTVRDARLQIPIVREEIEAKGAKYQFVLLDKTEIQATDKVRRLLGVSENAPVLHVRCLHLADGRPYQYENRWINLEKVPAARDQTFEAISPNEWLIRKEPFSNAEHTFSAALADEETAKLLEIEVGDALFVVERRTWQDDASITAVELKFPGASYKMTSRG; this is encoded by the coding sequence GTGCGGAAAAAGACAAAATCCTCATTTCAGGATATCAAGGCAGATATCCTCGAAAAGATAAAAACTGGGCTTTGGTCTCCAGGTGACACAATCCCTGGGGAAGAGAAACTCGCCGAATCCTATGGTTGTTCGAGGGTTACTGTAAACCGGGCTTTACGGGAATTAGCGGAAACTGGATTTGTGGAACGCCGGCGTAAATCAGGAACCCGGGTCAGTGAAAAAACTGTTCGGGACGCCCGTCTTCAAATTCCGATCGTCCGCGAGGAAATAGAAGCCAAAGGGGCAAAATACCAGTTTGTCCTACTTGATAAGACCGAAATTCAAGCGACAGATAAGGTTAGGCGACTTCTTGGCGTGTCGGAAAATGCACCTGTGTTACATGTCCGCTGTCTACACCTTGCGGATGGGCGGCCCTATCAATATGAAAATCGCTGGATAAATCTTGAAAAAGTGCCAGCGGCCAGAGATCAAACTTTTGAAGCGATTAGCCCGAATGAGTGGCTTATCCGAAAAGAACCATTTTCCAATGCTGAGCATACATTTTCTGCAGCCTTAGCAGATGAGGAAACTGCGAAATTGCTGGAGATAGAAGTTGGCGATGCCCTGTTTGTGGTGGAGCGTAGGACTTGGCAGGATGATGCCAGTATTACTGCTGTGGAATTAAAATTCCCCGGGGCCTCATATAAAATGACGTCCCGGGGATAA